The proteins below are encoded in one region of Triticum aestivum cultivar Chinese Spring chromosome 1B, IWGSC CS RefSeq v2.1, whole genome shotgun sequence:
- the LOC123149764 gene encoding uncharacterized protein, with protein sequence MAASLRAAAKRMLRPAVHPGEGLRTQHQQHSGTPRALDEGYNHASQIQQKKEELYNLIAKAVAEPTTTWLDRRLLKALSLQIKPRPKDPQWRKIILTKVATHCTYAVGILVAYVRCPRTEDGAKIVRYDGHLVTVESLPMLQGYQPATPAEGVPKQMS encoded by the exons ATGGCGGCTTCCCTCCGCGCGGCGGCCAAGAGGATGCTGCGCCCGGCGGTGCATCCAGGGGAGGGGCTTCGCACCCAGCACCAGCAG CATTCCGGAACCCCCCGTGCCTTGGATGAAGGATACAACCATGCATCGCAAATCCAGCAGAAGAAGGAGGAGTTGTACAATCTCATCGCCAAGGCTGTGGCGGAGCCCACTACCACCTGGCTGGACAGGCGACTGCTCAAGGCTCTCTCCTTGCAAATCAAGCCTAGACCAAAGGACCCTCAGTG GCGCAAGATAATTTTGACCAAGGTGGCCACCCATTGTACATATGCTGTGGGTATTCTTGTTGCTTATGTCAGATGTCCTCGCACTGAAGACGGTGCTAAAATAGTAAGGTACGATGGACATCTTGTTACTGTTGAGAGTCTGCCCATGCTACAAGGATATCAGCCTGCTACTCCTGCTGAGGGAGTGCCCAAGCAAATGAGTTGA